A genomic region of Pseudomonas sp. MPC6 contains the following coding sequences:
- the imuA gene encoding translesion DNA synthesis-associated protein ImuA translates to MGAVVALDALFNGGQVWRGRPAPPAASPQPTGHAALDAALPTGGWPEAALTEILLAGQGVGELQLVWPALARLSAAGERIVLVAPPYVPYPQAWQSAGVDLRQLSIIQASERDALWAAEQCLRSGSCGAVLCWPHKADDRALRRLQVAAETGSTLAFAYRSIHEAINPSPAALRIAIDARPAQLRVLKCRGGLARSAPIAFPVGH, encoded by the coding sequence ATGGGCGCCGTCGTTGCGTTGGATGCGCTGTTCAATGGCGGCCAGGTCTGGCGGGGCCGGCCTGCGCCACCGGCCGCCAGCCCGCAACCCACCGGGCATGCCGCGCTGGATGCGGCCTTGCCCACGGGCGGCTGGCCGGAAGCGGCGTTGACGGAGATCCTCCTGGCCGGGCAGGGCGTCGGCGAGTTGCAACTGGTATGGCCGGCGCTGGCGCGGTTGTCGGCGGCGGGTGAACGCATCGTGCTGGTGGCGCCGCCCTACGTGCCGTATCCCCAGGCGTGGCAGAGCGCCGGGGTCGATCTGCGCCAGTTGTCGATCATCCAGGCCAGCGAGCGCGATGCGCTGTGGGCGGCGGAACAATGCTTGCGTTCGGGCAGTTGCGGCGCGGTGTTGTGCTGGCCGCACAAGGCCGATGACCGCGCTTTGCGCCGCTTGCAGGTGGCGGCGGAAACCGGCTCGACCCTGGCATTCGCCTACCGCTCGATCCATGAAGCCATCAACCCTTCGCCCGCCGCCTTGCGCATTGCCATCGACGCCAGGCCTGCGCAGTTGCGGGTGCTCAAGTGCCGGGGCGGGTTGGCGCGGTCGGCGCCGATTGCCTTCCCGGTGGGGCATTGA
- a CDS encoding NADP-dependent glyceraldehyde-3-phosphate dehydrogenase, giving the protein MTTAQILGNLFPSAGDIPEKYRLDGQIEQREYLVDGELKTWSGALAQVRSPVYLAGASGDEQVILGSTPLLDADTALTALDAAVRAYDRGQGLWPTMRVAERIQHVETFLGRMREQREAVVKLLMWEIGKNLKDSEKEFDRTCDYIVDTINALKELDRRSSRFELEQDTLGQIRRVPMGVALCMGPYNYPLNETFTTLIPALIMGNTVVFKPAKLGVLLIRPLLEAFRDSFPAGVINVIYGSGRETVSALMASGKIDIFAFIGTNKAASDLKKLHPRPHRLRAALGLDAKNPGIVLPEVDLDNAVSEALTGSLSFNGQRCTALKILFVHEDVVEAFIEKFNARLATLKPGMPWDSGVALTPLPEASKVDYLHSLVADAVSKGAAVVNPNGGEARASFFYPAVLYPVTPQMRVYQEEQFGPVVPIVPYRHLDTVIDYVLESDFGQQLSIFGTNPVAVGRLVDTFANQVGRINLNAQCQRGPDTYPFNGRKNSAEGTLSVHDALRVFSIRTLVATKFQETNKELISDIISGRSSSFLTTDYIF; this is encoded by the coding sequence ATGACCACAGCACAGATCCTTGGCAACCTGTTTCCCTCTGCCGGCGACATCCCGGAAAAATACCGCCTCGACGGCCAGATCGAGCAGCGTGAATACCTGGTCGACGGTGAGCTGAAAACCTGGTCAGGCGCCCTCGCCCAGGTCCGCAGCCCGGTGTACCTGGCCGGTGCGAGCGGCGACGAACAAGTCATCCTCGGCAGCACGCCATTGCTCGACGCCGACACCGCATTGACCGCCCTCGACGCCGCCGTCCGCGCCTATGACCGGGGTCAGGGGTTGTGGCCGACCATGCGCGTGGCCGAGCGGATCCAGCACGTCGAAACCTTCCTCGGCCGCATGCGCGAACAACGTGAAGCGGTGGTCAAGTTGTTGATGTGGGAGATCGGCAAGAACCTCAAGGACTCGGAAAAAGAGTTCGACCGCACCTGCGACTACATCGTCGACACCATCAACGCCCTCAAGGAACTCGACCGCCGCTCCAGTCGCTTCGAGCTGGAACAGGACACCCTCGGCCAGATCCGCCGCGTGCCCATGGGCGTGGCGTTGTGCATGGGGCCTTACAACTACCCGTTGAACGAAACCTTCACCACGCTGATTCCGGCGCTGATCATGGGCAACACCGTGGTGTTCAAACCGGCCAAACTCGGCGTGCTGCTGATCCGTCCGCTGCTGGAAGCCTTCCGCGACAGCTTCCCGGCCGGGGTGATCAACGTGATCTACGGCAGCGGCCGCGAGACCGTCAGCGCGCTGATGGCCAGCGGCAAGATCGACATCTTTGCGTTCATCGGCACCAACAAGGCCGCCAGCGACCTGAAAAAACTGCACCCAAGACCGCACCGCCTGCGCGCGGCGCTGGGTCTGGATGCGAAGAACCCCGGTATCGTCCTGCCCGAGGTGGACCTGGACAACGCGGTCAGTGAAGCGCTGACCGGCTCCCTGTCCTTCAACGGTCAGCGCTGCACCGCGCTGAAAATCCTCTTCGTCCACGAAGATGTGGTCGAGGCCTTCATCGAAAAATTCAACGCCAGACTCGCCACGCTCAAACCCGGCATGCCGTGGGACAGCGGCGTGGCGCTGACACCATTGCCGGAAGCGAGCAAGGTCGATTACCTGCACTCGCTGGTGGCCGATGCGGTGAGCAAAGGCGCCGCCGTGGTCAACCCCAATGGCGGTGAAGCCCGCGCCTCGTTCTTCTACCCCGCCGTGCTGTACCCGGTGACACCGCAGATGCGTGTCTATCAGGAAGAACAGTTCGGCCCGGTGGTGCCGATCGTGCCTTACCGGCATCTGGACACGGTGATCGACTACGTCCTGGAATCGGACTTCGGCCAGCAGTTGAGCATCTTCGGCACCAACCCGGTGGCGGTCGGCCGGCTGGTGGACACCTTCGCCAACCAGGTCGGGCGAATCAACCTCAACGCCCAGTGCCAGCGCGGCCCGGACACCTACCCGTTCAACGGCCGCAAGAACTCCGCCGAAGGCACGCTGTCGGTACATGATGCGCTGCGGGTGTTTTCGATCCGGACACTGGTGGCGACCAAGTTTCAGGAAACCAACAAGGAACTCATCAGCGATATCATCAGCGGACGCAGTTCGAGTTTCCTGACCACCGATTACATTTTCTGA
- a CDS encoding DMT family transporter, with amino-acid sequence MDKTIRRGSFEMTAAMLISGTIGWFVLVSGQPVLDVVFWRCVFGAGTLLLICAAFGFLRPGILTRTTFLLAVLSGVAIVGNWVLLFASYSRASIAIGTAVYNVQPFMLVGLAALFLNEKITLQKLFWLGISFLGMLAIVSAHGDQNESGNDYLVGIALALGAAFLYAIAALIIKRLTGTPPHLIALIQVSTGVLLLAPFAHFSALPQAPSAWASLVTLGIVHTGVMYVLLYGAIQKLPTALTGALSFIYPIAAIFVDWFAFGHRLEPLQWLGVAAILLAAAGMQQGWTLKWRRTVTP; translated from the coding sequence ATGGACAAGACAATACGTCGCGGCTCATTTGAAATGACCGCCGCCATGCTGATTTCCGGGACCATCGGCTGGTTCGTGCTGGTGTCCGGGCAACCGGTGCTGGACGTGGTGTTCTGGCGCTGCGTGTTCGGCGCCGGGACCTTGTTGCTGATTTGCGCGGCATTCGGCTTCCTGCGCCCCGGCATCCTGACCCGCACCACCTTCTTGCTGGCCGTGCTCAGCGGCGTGGCGATTGTCGGCAACTGGGTATTGCTGTTCGCGTCTTACTCCCGCGCCTCGATTGCCATCGGTACCGCGGTGTACAACGTTCAGCCGTTCATGCTGGTGGGGTTGGCGGCGTTATTCCTCAACGAGAAAATCACCCTGCAGAAACTGTTCTGGCTGGGCATCTCGTTTCTCGGGATGTTGGCCATTGTCAGCGCCCATGGCGACCAGAATGAAAGCGGCAATGATTACCTGGTTGGCATCGCCCTGGCGCTGGGCGCTGCATTCCTTTATGCGATTGCCGCGCTGATCATCAAGCGCCTGACCGGTACGCCGCCGCACCTGATCGCGCTGATCCAGGTCAGCACCGGCGTGCTGCTGCTCGCGCCGTTCGCGCACTTCTCGGCGCTGCCCCAGGCACCCAGCGCCTGGGCCAGCCTGGTGACCCTGGGCATTGTCCACACCGGCGTGATGTATGTGCTGCTGTACGGCGCGATTCAGAAACTGCCGACGGCACTGACCGGTGCGTTGTCGTTCATCTACCCGATTGCGGCGATCTTCGTCGACTGGTTTGCCTTCGGCCATCGCCTGGAGCCCCTGCAATGGCTGGGTGTCGCCGCGATTCTCCTGGCGGCTGCCGGCATGCAGCAGGGCTGGACCCTGAAATGGCGGCGCACGGTCACGCCCTGA
- the lexA gene encoding transcriptional repressor LexA → MYSMTTLTPRRTAILTFIRERIAEHGQSPSLAEISEAFGFASRSVARKHVLALTEAGFIEVNAHQARGIRLPGQPARPELLDIAVLGRVAAGAPIGADAEVHSRLLLDPSMFSRVPDYMLRVRGDSMIEDGILDGDLVGVHRNPEAVNGQIVVARLDGEVTIKRFERVGDAVRLLPRNPAYQPIIVRADQDLAIEGVFCGLVRQG, encoded by the coding sequence ATGTACTCCATGACGACTCTAACCCCCCGCCGTACCGCCATCCTGACCTTCATCCGCGAGCGAATCGCCGAGCACGGTCAGTCCCCGAGCCTCGCTGAAATCAGCGAGGCGTTCGGTTTCGCCTCCCGCAGCGTGGCGCGCAAGCATGTGCTGGCGCTGACCGAAGCCGGTTTCATCGAGGTCAATGCGCATCAGGCCCGGGGCATTCGCTTGCCCGGGCAACCGGCGCGGCCCGAGCTGCTGGACATTGCGGTACTGGGGCGGGTGGCGGCGGGGGCGCCGATCGGGGCCGATGCCGAGGTGCACAGCCGCTTGCTGCTGGACCCGTCGATGTTCTCCCGGGTGCCGGATTACATGTTGCGGGTCCGGGGCGACTCCATGATCGAGGACGGCATTCTCGACGGTGACCTGGTGGGTGTGCATCGCAATCCGGAGGCCGTCAACGGCCAGATCGTCGTGGCGCGGCTCGATGGAGAAGTCACCATCAAGCGTTTCGAGCGGGTCGGCGATGCCGTGCGCCTGTTGCCGCGCAACCCGGCGTATCAGCCGATCATCGTTCGCGCAGATCAGGACCTGGCCATCGAAGGGGTGTTCTGCGGTCTGGTGAGGCAAGGGTGA
- a CDS encoding FUSC family protein → MLRPLLDPYRRYRHARLIHAVRVSLGLLATILLTTGINLPHGEWASVTMLVVIGGLQHHGNIGKKAAERAIGTLIGAAVGLALVAQEAWLGMPWLTYFEMAVVCGFFSYHAIGKGGYTALLSAITVFIVAGHGDNPVTDGLWRGVDILIGIALALAFSFALPLYAVYSWRYNLADALRDCAAIHARIINGQSVSDDEYHKIMGRLNTVMLQLRSLMPSVSKEVRISMTELDAIQRHLRLCISTLEILGNTRPDTNDPVAMANLQSTLKAEHRLIRVQLIGMARALKSGATQRLSRPAELPTDASLDAPVYNALDGYRLLNRQLAANIGQMRQRLAKTAPRWNI, encoded by the coding sequence ATGCTGCGTCCGTTACTGGACCCGTACCGGCGCTATCGCCACGCCAGACTGATCCACGCGGTGCGCGTATCGCTTGGATTGCTGGCCACGATCCTGCTGACCACCGGCATCAACCTGCCCCATGGTGAGTGGGCATCGGTGACGATGCTGGTGGTGATCGGCGGCTTGCAGCATCACGGCAATATCGGCAAAAAGGCTGCCGAACGCGCCATCGGCACCTTGATCGGCGCCGCTGTCGGTCTGGCGCTGGTGGCGCAAGAGGCCTGGCTCGGCATGCCTTGGCTGACCTATTTCGAGATGGCCGTGGTGTGCGGGTTTTTCTCGTACCACGCCATCGGCAAGGGCGGTTACACCGCGCTGCTGTCGGCGATCACCGTGTTCATCGTCGCCGGGCATGGCGACAATCCAGTCACCGACGGGTTGTGGCGCGGGGTCGATATCCTGATCGGCATTGCCCTGGCCCTGGCGTTTTCCTTCGCCCTGCCGCTGTACGCGGTCTACTCCTGGCGCTACAACCTGGCCGACGCTTTGCGCGACTGCGCGGCGATCCACGCCCGCATCATCAATGGCCAGTCGGTCAGCGATGACGAATACCACAAAATCATGGGCCGCCTGAACACGGTGATGCTGCAACTGCGCTCGCTGATGCCGTCGGTGTCCAAGGAAGTGCGGATTTCCATGACCGAACTCGATGCCATCCAGCGCCATCTGCGCCTGTGTATCAGCACCCTGGAAATCCTCGGCAACACCCGGCCGGATACCAACGACCCCGTGGCCATGGCCAATCTGCAATCGACGCTCAAAGCCGAGCATCGGCTGATTCGGGTGCAGTTGATCGGCATGGCCCGGGCGTTGAAATCCGGTGCCACCCAGCGCCTCAGTCGGCCCGCCGAACTGCCGACCGATGCCAGCCTGGATGCCCCGGTCTATAACGCCCTGGACGGCTACCGGTTGCTGAACCGCCAGCTGGCCGCCAACATCGGCCAGATGCGCCAGCGCCTGGCCAAGACCGCGCCGCGCTGGAACATCTGA
- a CDS encoding DNA polymerase Y family protein — protein MRWVCILFPQLALDAVLRQRADPDEPLALLSGPAQRRVLQAVNASARALGLRPGQSMTAAQALSKGFVTAEYDAAEIEHWQQFLAAWAYRFSSQVSVHYPRAVVFEIESSLGLFGPWPHFEARLRAELGELGFRHRIVAAPNPVAARVLANAYDGLVVPDDQALQYHLGQLPIDRIGLEAGVATALSRMGLRTLSQVQALPRQSLARRFEAQVLKHLDALLGARRLALAFYLPPDRFDVRIELNFDVQSHQALLFPLRRLTCDLAAFLCGRDSGVQRFDLHLEHAGLPDSVIKVGLLSAERDPAMLFELARGRLEQVRVEAPVRGFRLRAEDLPAFVPQYQELFDDRPQQSLPWEQLRERLRARLGDDAVQGLRFQADHRPECAWQASVDSQPCAELSGVQRPGWLLTEPLAVHESSTRILMGPERIESGWWDGADVRRDYYLVETRSGQQGWAYRAVGEGGPLWLQGWFA, from the coding sequence ATGCGCTGGGTGTGCATTCTCTTCCCGCAATTGGCGCTGGACGCGGTCCTGCGTCAGCGCGCCGACCCCGATGAGCCGCTGGCGCTGCTGAGCGGCCCGGCCCAGCGTCGGGTGCTGCAGGCGGTCAACGCTTCGGCGCGGGCGCTGGGCTTGCGTCCGGGCCAGTCGATGACGGCTGCGCAGGCCCTGAGCAAGGGTTTTGTCACGGCGGAATACGACGCTGCCGAGATCGAGCACTGGCAGCAGTTTCTCGCCGCCTGGGCCTATCGGTTCAGCTCCCAGGTCAGCGTGCATTACCCGCGGGCGGTGGTGTTTGAAATCGAATCCAGCCTGGGGTTGTTCGGGCCCTGGCCGCACTTCGAAGCACGCTTGCGCGCCGAACTGGGCGAGCTGGGGTTTCGCCACCGCATCGTTGCCGCGCCCAACCCGGTGGCGGCGCGGGTATTGGCCAATGCCTATGACGGTCTGGTGGTGCCCGACGATCAAGCCTTGCAGTATCACCTGGGGCAGTTGCCCATTGACCGCATCGGGTTGGAGGCGGGGGTCGCCACGGCGTTGTCGCGCATGGGCTTGCGCACCCTGAGTCAGGTGCAGGCGTTGCCCCGGCAGAGCCTGGCCCGACGTTTCGAGGCCCAGGTGCTCAAGCACCTGGATGCCCTGCTGGGCGCCCGTCGGCTGGCGCTGGCGTTCTACTTGCCGCCGGACCGGTTCGATGTGCGCATCGAGCTCAATTTCGATGTGCAGTCCCATCAGGCGCTGCTGTTTCCGTTACGCCGCCTGACCTGTGATCTTGCTGCTTTCCTCTGTGGCCGGGACAGCGGCGTGCAGCGCTTTGACCTGCACCTGGAACATGCCGGGTTACCGGACAGCGTGATCAAGGTCGGCCTGCTCAGCGCCGAGCGCGATCCGGCGATGCTCTTCGAGCTGGCCCGGGGGCGGCTGGAACAGGTCCGGGTCGAGGCCCCGGTGCGCGGTTTTCGTCTGCGCGCCGAAGACTTGCCAGCCTTCGTTCCCCAGTATCAGGAACTGTTCGACGACCGCCCGCAGCAGTCCTTGCCCTGGGAGCAACTGCGCGAACGCCTGCGCGCGCGGCTCGGGGATGATGCGGTGCAGGGCTTGCGGTTCCAGGCCGATCACCGGCCGGAGTGTGCGTGGCAGGCCAGTGTCGACAGTCAGCCCTGTGCGGAGTTGTCGGGCGTGCAACGACCGGGTTGGCTGCTGACCGAACCCTTGGCGGTCCACGAAAGCTCGACGCGCATCCTCATGGGGCCGGAACGCATCGAGTCCGGTTGGTGGGACGGCGCCGACGTGCGCCGCGATTACTACCTGGTCG
- a CDS encoding Dyp-type peroxidase, which yields MSHYQPGILATPVPPQARHMFFALESTAALPAALDNLMQLVDGKSVVVGFGESLVKALHGQIEGLRPFPALTGVGVDNPSTQHALWCWLHGVDRGELLNRSNAIEAALAPALRLVQMNETFRHLTGHDLTGYEDGTENPHDEAAVAAALVGEGAEGLVGGSFAAIQQWQHDLKGFNAMPSHEKDNIMGRRLSDNEELDDAPISAHVKRTAQESFAPEAFVVRRSMPWIEGDRAGLMFLAFGFSLDAFEAQLRRMSGLEDGITDGLYRMSRPITGGYYWCPPLKDGHLDLRALRVG from the coding sequence ATGAGCCACTACCAGCCGGGCATTCTCGCCACCCCAGTCCCCCCTCAAGCCCGTCATATGTTCTTCGCACTGGAATCGACCGCTGCACTCCCGGCCGCGCTCGACAACTTGATGCAACTGGTGGACGGCAAGTCGGTTGTGGTCGGTTTCGGCGAGTCCCTGGTCAAGGCGCTTCATGGCCAGATCGAAGGCCTGCGTCCCTTTCCGGCGCTGACCGGGGTCGGCGTCGACAACCCGTCGACCCAGCACGCGCTATGGTGCTGGTTGCACGGAGTCGACCGTGGCGAGTTGCTCAATCGCAGCAACGCCATCGAAGCCGCCCTGGCCCCGGCCTTGCGCCTGGTGCAGATGAACGAAACGTTCCGCCACCTCACCGGGCATGACCTGACCGGTTACGAAGACGGCACCGAAAACCCCCACGACGAAGCCGCCGTGGCCGCCGCGCTGGTGGGTGAGGGCGCCGAAGGCCTGGTGGGAGGCAGTTTCGCCGCGATCCAGCAGTGGCAGCACGACCTCAAAGGCTTCAATGCGATGCCTTCCCATGAGAAGGACAACATCATGGGCCGCCGCCTGAGCGACAACGAAGAGCTCGACGATGCGCCGATCTCCGCCCACGTCAAACGCACCGCCCAGGAAAGCTTCGCCCCTGAAGCGTTCGTGGTCCGTCGTTCGATGCCGTGGATCGAAGGTGACCGCGCCGGCCTGATGTTCCTCGCCTTCGGTTTTTCCCTCGATGCGTTCGAAGCCCAATTGCGGCGCATGAGCGGCCTGGAAGACGGCATCACCGATGGTCTGTACCGCATGAGCCGGCCGATCACGGGCGGCTATTACTGGTGCCCGCCGCTCAAGGATGGTCATCTGGATTTGCGCGCATTGCGCGTCGGCTGA
- a CDS encoding Gfo/Idh/MocA family oxidoreductase has product MNLVRWGMIGCGSVAERKSGPAFYKAPGSALVAVMGRRLEAVTDYAARHGIARTYTDVEALINDPEVDAVYIATPPGSHYAYALRVAAAGKHCCVEKPMSLNAGQSREMQQVFADAGLHLFVSYYRRSLPRFQQVRQWLEAGRIGEVRHLSWTLTKAPSAEDRSGAGNWRTDPAIAGGGYFADLASHGLDLFQYLLGDIVEVAGFTARQAGLYAAEDAVSASWRFASGPMGMGCWNFVADRREDRVEVIGSKGRISFSVFDEHPVQLEADEHLSLHIEHHHHIQWHHVLGMNAHIRGESRHPAVAEEALKTDWVMDQILKRG; this is encoded by the coding sequence ATGAACCTGGTGCGCTGGGGCATGATCGGGTGTGGCAGCGTCGCTGAGCGCAAGAGCGGACCGGCCTTCTACAAGGCTCCCGGCTCGGCGCTGGTGGCGGTGATGGGGCGACGGCTGGAGGCGGTGACCGATTATGCTGCGCGCCACGGCATCGCCAGGACCTACACCGACGTCGAGGCGTTGATCAACGATCCCGAGGTGGACGCGGTGTACATCGCCACGCCGCCCGGCAGTCATTACGCCTACGCCTTGAGAGTGGCCGCCGCGGGTAAACATTGCTGTGTCGAAAAACCGATGTCGCTGAATGCCGGGCAAAGCCGGGAGATGCAACAGGTCTTTGCCGATGCCGGGCTGCACCTGTTCGTGTCCTATTACCGACGTTCGTTGCCGCGTTTCCAGCAGGTGCGGCAGTGGTTGGAAGCGGGGCGAATCGGCGAGGTCCGGCACCTGAGCTGGACCCTGACCAAGGCGCCGTCGGCAGAGGATCGCAGCGGTGCCGGCAACTGGCGTACCGATCCGGCGATTGCCGGTGGTGGCTATTTCGCAGACCTGGCCAGCCATGGCCTGGACCTGTTTCAGTACCTGCTCGGTGACATCGTCGAAGTTGCCGGTTTCACTGCACGACAGGCCGGGTTGTATGCCGCCGAAGATGCGGTCAGTGCCAGTTGGCGCTTTGCCAGCGGGCCGATGGGCATGGGCTGCTGGAACTTTGTCGCGGATCGGCGCGAGGACCGGGTCGAGGTGATCGGCAGCAAAGGGCGGATCAGCTTTTCGGTATTCGATGAGCATCCGGTTCAGCTTGAAGCGGATGAACACCTCAGCCTGCACATTGAACATCACCACCACATCCAGTGGCATCACGTGCTGGGCATGAACGCGCATATCCGGGGCGAATCCCGGCATCCGGCGGTGGCCGAAGAGGCGTTGAAAACCGATTGGGTGATGGACCAAATACTCAAGCGCGGCTGA